tCAACTCTAAGATTACAAAATGAGACAACAATTAGCAGGAAGTCTTGGTTtagaattgttttgttttgttaaccCTAaataaggcaaaaaaaaattcccatTGTTTCAGGATTCATTTGACCTGATTCTCCGCCAGACGGCAAATAAAATTtgcctaaaaatatttaatcaaatggGTTCTCCCGGTTCCATCTATTCATCGTTCCTAGCTTGATATCATGAAATAATCAAGAGTTATTTTGATTCAAAGTCTGGAGGACAATTATGACAATTGAACtaatattcttatattatattcttttttttactttttttttatccatttatttaatcattaaatcaaaaattacaagaTATACTAAATTAGGTTTGGTGTCACTAAAgtagttaaaaactagttaatAGAGAAccaacttaataaaataaacaaataaaataaaaaaatattaagacaaagaaataataaagaGAGTAAACTACAATAGAACaagtgaaataaaataaaaaatttataatatagcCTATATTAAACTCTATAATATAGGCTATATTATAAATTaccatatattataaattaccatatattataaattaccatatattataaattaccatatattataaattaccatatattataaattatcatatattatttaagCAAAAGTAAATAACAAGATATAGAACAACAATTAAATCGacacaaaaaaatgcaattaaacacatttagcattttatatatacataaatacaagaCATATTAGcaatgtataaaattaattaaaattgttccATTTCTTctctttatataaaacattggtGGTAGAAAAGTTAGtagttcttttttattattttctattttcgatgttttttttcttttaactttgtttctatttgtttcgttttttgtttttgtttttttctaattttttacttttatttattttaatcctTCATTCTTGGTTTAACTCttactttttaaaacctttgtTATTGTAAAGATCTttggtttttttcttttccataaacttttttcttttactttttaccaTTAAACAAACACTTCCTCCATTGCGATGTCATTTCAAAGTATTCCTTATattgtatagtatatatagtatatctatatattaacaaaagcaaaatgaatttaatcttgtttatttgattaatgtaatttatttttcaaattattgacccatatataaatataaaaatatatgttgcaaaaaaagtattataatatgGTAAACTAATTTGAAGATGCATTggaaaatgattttatatattttcaactaaataaaactttaacacGTAAtgaatcaaatattttagaaagtGTCACAATTGATATCGAAAATTAGCAGATGTGAGTGTTCAAACAGACGTAACGATCAAAAATATCAATCAAATAGAAAGAGAGCTTATATATGAAAACAAGCAAGTTAATGATTTGGGTGCAAATTTAGTAAAACTAAATGGGAACTATTAAACCAGTGGCGGGTTTAAAGGAGTGGGGGTTTAGAAAAGGGATCGTAGCCCCCCAGCCTTGggactatattatatattttttttaagcgaaTAAAATAATCTATCAATAACCTTTATATGCATAACTTACGCATATGCATAAATTATGCAGCATAACCAGGGCCGGTTTAACCACTATACTGGTTAAACCGGCCCTGGCTATGCTGCATAATTTATGCATATGCATAAGTAAGTTTAGGCAAACTAGGCGGCCGCCTTGGGCGGCACTAAATCTtgctacataaaaaataaatatattgaaaacattaccaaaatctttttcaaatctCTTTTGAATTAAGTTTAGGAGATTTGAAAAAGTACTCTTTTAAGTCGTgtcaaataaaactaaagtcAAATCGcgtcaaataaaacaaaacaatcaactttGATACTTCAGCTTTGTTgcgatttcttttttctttttatactttttatgcagAATGAAATTTTGTCGTAATTAATACAATGAAAACTTTTCATCACTCATTTAAACTTTTAGCACGTCTGCAAGGTGTACATTGCCACTagatttactaaattttatattaaaaaattatctaacaGATTGTGCCCCAAACACTGTTATAGCTTTAAGAATCCTCTTGACACTTCCAGTTTCCGTGAGCAGAGCTTCTCAAAACTCAaactgataaaaacatttttgagaaCGTCTATGCAGCAAGAAAGACTTGCTGGATTAGCTACTCTGTCAAGTGAACATGATATTACTAGAAACATTGAACTGACGGAATTCGTTTctacatttacaaaaacaaaagcgCGAAAAGTGAAGTTTTGGAGCTAtttattaatatgttataaaGTTACGGGAATATACGTTTATTTAAGATAATGCATGTATATATTCTTCcaaatgtaaatacaaaatgtaattacaTAACTTAAGCATTTCTTTGTGAAAGttgggaggggggggggggagagaaGCGCAGTGTGTCAGAATCGCCTTGGGTGCCAAATACTCTAGCGCCGGCCCTGAgcataactttattttagttaattttgttgtaaaaacgaACGAATGCTCTTTgcgtttttacaaaaagtttttaaaccataAAGCATAACTTGTTACGTGCTAAAGCGGACGGTTGTAGAGTTTGCACTGtagtttattcttttgaaactgtttagttaatataattgttcatttataattgtatatttattttatttttatttttaaatttaatttttaaaattttaagaattttttaaagctttatgtGTTGTATGCAGGAGCGGATCCAGGCTGTAGCAAATGTAGCAATTGCTACAGTCAgctcagtttttttttctttttttctttttgacatttgactttttttttttttcatccaaaagagaaaaatgatttaaataagataTGCATGTTACAAGTAGTCAAAATGCGgcgtttcaaaaatttattcaaaatcgTAGCTGAGCCAATTTGACTATGTTACgaaaatatttcagaaaaattaaaatgctttacTGAAAAACCCATGTTTTTAACGGGTTTTGTCTCACATGcccataaaattttacattaatattaCAAACATTTCCCAGCGTATCAACTTAAATTGAACTGggagttaaaaaaaatggccAATTGACTGTAGCAACTGTAGCTAAAGTCAAATTGTCATATTTTGACACAACCCTATACATACCCCCGACAATTTATCATATATCCACCCTATTtaactgcaattttttttattaacaaggaGGTCTTACGTAGTGACTAAAAGTCATCAAGAGAGAAcctgtagcaaaaaaaaaaagtgaagcaaAGACAGAAATTCGGTTAAAAGTCAACTCTCcgttttattaaactttttctaatgaAGTGGATATCAATCACTAAATGAAAaggttttataattataaagaatatattaaaTAGCACCGTCtgttgttttctttgtttagcCTATTATGAAAATAGTGCATGGCGCTCTATACTGAAGGCCTATTCATCGCGCAACCGTAAGCCGTGACTGGGGGCCTATTATTTTTACGGATTATCAGCAACTCtgctataaaattatattttggaGTCAAAATATGACTCATAATgagtttaattagtttatttagaaatatttatattaaaatgtaattaaaatttaaaatttcatataaaaaaaaattaaaacaaagaaaatatttgcatatattttaataacaacagATACAAATCATTcttttctaaacaaatttatgataactttaaaacttttaatgcagGTTCTATATTAGATCTTGGTGTAGTTTGTgcacaaaaattgtttaaaaatatattagcaagTGTGTTGCaatgtttttgattaatttcaaaatagtaaaattcagaAACTAGCAAAAAGATGTCACTTAAGGACTTACGacaaactttatcttttatCGAATGGAATAAGACAGAGCAAAAAAAAACCCATTGGCAAACATTGTCTGGTGGAATTTTAAGACCACCACGATCTATAGACTTGAGGTACTCACcaaacttttcataataaagTAATGTTTGATTGAACAAAATGTATTCATTATATTCATTTCTACATAAATAACCAGCAATATAAATCAAAGACATTTTGGTAGTATCAGTAATTGATGACTCTAGTTTTTCTaaattgtcaaatattttactacCTGCTTTACATAAAACATATGTACAAGAAGCACACTCATGACCTGaactaaaatcaaaagaatctatgtcaatatttaaagataacaacAGTGATGTGTGATTTATATGCAATTTTTCTATAACTTGTTGAACATTTATAAAGTAGGCACCTCCGGAACCTTGTCTCAATTTCCCAAATTCTTTTTCTAAGTGGTCACTTGTAAACATACCAAGAAGAACATAATCATGATTTgttgctaataaatatttacatagcTCAACAATACCATAGCAAGTAAGGTGAATTGATTTTGCAGTGTCATTAGATAACTGCTTCACTCTTTTGCCATTTTTACAACACATTTCAAGAGCCATATCACCAAACAGAAGTAGAGTATTAAGACGGCAACCATCAGGACTACAAATAGGTGCTTCTAGTGGATCATTGTGTCTTACATCAGCTCCACGACCTTTCACATTCAAAATTTTCCACCaagttataactttatttataaataacgcAGTATCCTTagaatttgaaattatttgaaaataggtCAGCAAGGTATGATATGTcttatctgaaaaaactttaaggcAAGTAGATACATTTTGCCTTTCAATTGGCTTGGGAGCTATTGCAATTTCATTCAAGTCTGACAATTTGACGAACTTTTCCGATTCAATTCGATATAAGCATTTAAGGTGTTCCCATTTAGCTATTCTTTGAATACCATTATCACTGTACACTAGCTCCCCAGTTTTTTCTGTAAGCCATAGATTTCtaatgtttttcaaaagatGAACAAAGTCAAACAGTAAATACATCCCATCTTCTGTTATCCAAGGTTTTTCTGGAATAGTATgatgtagtttaaaaaatgcttgGTTTACACAATTACCATCACAGATAACAACTTTTACATCGCCAGATGatgattttataagttttatgctggagtttatttgttcaaacagaaaatttaaacttaattttgaaattggAACCATCTTGTACAGAAATTTAGGACCACCTTTGAGACATACTATCATAATTCCTAAAACAGTTTTAGCCAATAACAATGGATCATCTAAAGATTTACCAAACAATGTTCCACCATGGTAAAGCATCATTTTTTTGACTTATACTTCATCGtgaataattatacaaattttttgtttttcttcaatgtttttgaaaactgAGTCTAAGAAATTAGCATCATCAATTTTGCAAACTTTTGATGTTATGCGTGTCAAAGTACTAACTGATGGCAATTGAAAATCGTTTCTTAGTTTATTGTATAAAGCACGagatgttgaaaaatatttaaaactacgTATAATTGTATatgattcatattttttttttccaataagtTTTGCAGACATAACTGATATTTGTTGctgaataatgtttttcttatgATCTATTTccttgacatttaaaaaatgtagtaTTTCCTCAAACTTTGACCAAGAATCAACAATATTTATACGATTTTTacacaaactttttataaaacattttattccacaatgaaatgtttcaaaatgtaaattctcaaaaattttaacaagaaataaagGAATACCATCATAAAACGTAATAGATTGaacattaattgttttttcaatcaTATATGCTATTACTGAAACTGAAAAAACCCTgagattatttaataaaacatttttgaaatcaatatatGTTGCTGTATCAGCCAATAAAAAAGTGCTAAGTTCATCAGTTCTAACATTTCTAACAATGCTTAAAGATTTCAATGTTGTGCGATGACGTGGTAATGGAGTAGGTATTTGACTTGAAGGTATTCCTGACCATACAGATGGTGGCATTTTTGGTCTTCCTTGAACagtaactttttcaaaaactgttggTCAATGTAATTGGCGAATAACAGTTTCATCTGAAACTAAAAGATTAgaatttagaaaactttttatccaaatgtTTCTTTGTTCTTTGTCTTTAGGAAAACGATAAACTGGTATTTTTTCAaagctattattatttttggtaCTTTGGTAATTAGTTTTGCAGCCATATACACAACACTTTTTTGGCATctattaagtttaattatttaaaagaatataaaaatatgcaacCATAACATAAGATTTTCAAAcacttttttgtcaaatataatAGATCACTACATATATCAGACataataaatgtgtatatatatatatatatatatatatatatatatatatatatatatatatatatatatatatatgtatatatatatatatatatatatatatatatatatatatatatatatatatatatatatatatatatatgtatatacagtggcggatccagcattttttgatctttgagatagctaacttccggacaaggagcaaactccaaacatttatatgtttatacttatgtcaaataaggatacttagcaaaaaattgcgatgattggagcttgggaacaaaaaagccccaaaaaaTTGGCCctacctgccccaaacgtgagagcaacaagttaatgaaatattttttgtattattttcaactagacttatattcatcaataaatcttaaatttcattgtaaaatattttagcgttcaaaaactatgaccatataaagtttcaacccccctcaatttgagggggttgcaaattttatattgtcataatttttgaactcTCAGAGATAAtattatgaaacttaaaatttatcgatgaatataagtctagttaaaaataatacaaaaaatatttcatcaacttgttgctctcacgtttggggcaggtggggctaaattttggggcttttttgttcctaagctccaatcatcgcaattttttgcaaaacatccttatttgacataagtattaacatataaatgtttggagtttgctccttgtctaaaagttagctatctcaaagatcaaaaaatgctggatccgccactgtttatatatatatttatatatatatatacatatatatatatatatatatatatatatatatatatatatatatatatatatatatatatatatatatatatatatatatatatatatgcaaatatatatatatatatgcaaatatatatatatatatatatatatatatatatatatatatatggcgcTAATTTACATCTCTACccccctatttttatttttgattatgttaGATTAtgttagattattttttatttagattatgttatgttttatatttgattaaattagAGAACTTTCCTTTGGTTTTCAGAtctatgtttttatacgattcttaatcaggataaaattctttatcataatcaaaaataaaaatagggggGTAGAGATGTAAATTAgcgcctatatatatatatatatatatatatatatatatatatatatatatatatatatatatatatatatatatatatatatatatatatatatatatatatatatatatatatatatatatatatatatatatatatatatatatacaaatatatatatatatatatatatatatatatatatatatatatatatatatatatatatatatatatatatatatatatatgtatgtatatatatatatatataatatttaagtgaCATCTTTAACAGTATGTGTAATAATCttataagcattaaaacatcatatacggtatcatactatttatttatttatttattttttttttacgtaataTTTCGGCTCATATAGTGAGAGCCATTATCAAACTGataaaaccgttaaaaaaaaccgtttaaaaattataataaacgtAACCAAATGATGTCATTGCAACGTCAGATActcaacatttttaattttacaaaaaatggttTCCAATGGTGAGTCATCACCAAATTGCCATTGTCACGATTTAAAACGTTTTCTTTAGGTTTTGAACATTGTACACGTTGTATTTCAATGGCCTCACGAATTTTTCTTGTGTAGTTGTTTGAAATAACAGAAAGCGTTTTAGGGTTCTCCCAGTTTATTTTACCATTACAATGTTGTGAATGTTCTACTATTCCAGATGTTTCCCAGTTGGCTTttgtaacattattttaatgttcTTGAATTCGTGtggaaatcttttttcttgtttcaccAATATAACATGAACCACATGTGCAATTAAGTTGGTAGACTCTTGGATGACTGTTCGGAGGCAGTTTAGACTTGTTTCGGCAGAGTATATTTATCAAGGGATTACCAAAACGGAAGACTGTTTTAACACCGACTTTACGAAACTCTCTTCTTAGAACAAGGCTTAATTTTGGGATCCATGGTAAAATAACAAGATTTTTGGTATCAATTTTTTGAGAACTAGATTTATTTGTggagtatttataatttttagcaatatcTGAATACTGTTTATATGAATGTCCATTTTCAGTAAAAAccttaataagaaaattaatttcgTCTTGAATATTATGTTCTGAACAAATTTTGTATGCTCGAgctaaaaaacctttaaaaatactAACTGCGATATTCGGTGAAATACATGATTTTGGTTTTATAAGTACGTTTGTAATTGCATCTTTACGGTGTATGGAAAACTCATATTTGTGAAGGGAGTGATTGGTTGAAatgcaaatatctaaaaaatttaattggtgTTGAGCATTTTCGTATTCGCATGTATATTGGATTGATTTATCTTGtgaatttaaaagtgttaaaaaagaatttgcgtcatcaatattattaaatcgAGCATGGCTATCATCAACATAACGTTTATAAGACTTTGGTGCAATATTGAGATTTAAAGCCTGTTGAATAGCATTAGATTCAATATGTTGTAAATATGCTTCTGACAAGACAACCATTATGGATAGACCTATTGGaccagagtttttttaaatatatattttgtcttcccataaaaaaataacatactaATACAGAGATCAATAAGTTTATGAATGTCAACTAAAGATAATTTAGTTCGTTGTATAAGATCATCTCTATCTTTGTTTAGCATATCATTAATTGTAACAGTTGCTTTATCAAGTGGCACTGATGGgtataaattaataacatcaAATGACACTTGAACTTCGTCATTAATAAACCATTCTTTTGCTGTTGATACAAacgaaaatgaatttttaacacggcattcatttttatttaaagttggtTGTATTATCTCAACAAGATGTTGCGAAAGTTTATGGGGTGGTGTGCCAATTGTTGAAACTATTATTCGCATTGGAtaacctttttcacttttatgtGCTTTAATACAACCATACAAACGGGGTGGAATTGCATCTGAAGAATATATTTTAccatatgtttttttatctagttttttatcttttttta
The nucleotide sequence above comes from Hydra vulgaris chromosome 09, alternate assembly HydraT2T_AEP. Encoded proteins:
- the LOC136085342 gene encoding uncharacterized protein LOC136085342, with product MVSNDAIPPRLYGCIKAHKSEKGYPMRIIVSTIGTPPHKLSQHLVEIIQPTLNKNECRVKNSFSFVSTAKEWFINDEVQVSFDVINLYPSVPLDKATVTINDMLNKDRDDLIQRTKLSLVDIHKLIDLCISLSIMVVLSEAYLQHIESNAIQQALNLNIAPKSYKRYVDDSHARFNNIDDANSFLTLLNSQDKSIQYTCEYENAQHQLNFLDICISTNHSLHKYEFSIHRKDAITNVLIKPKSCISPNIAVSIFKGFLARAYKICSEHNIQDEINFLIKVFTENGHSYKQYSDIAKNYKYSTNKSSSQKIDTKNLVILPWIPKLSLVLRREFRKVGVKTVFRFGNPLINILCRNKSKLPPNSHPRVYQLNCTCGSCYIGETRKKISTRIQEH